From Ananas comosus cultivar F153 linkage group 8, ASM154086v1, whole genome shotgun sequence, one genomic window encodes:
- the LOC109714672 gene encoding cyclin-P4-1-like, producing MAEELELPDALPRVVGLLAAYLEKATEENNKRRPVKRLRQQGSAFDMIVRPVRAARGLLDRLPDLLPDCSPRCYVLAFAYLDRFLWRRRHSITLDSFNVRRLLLTALLLATKFEHRSLYDNSKFASIAHVKLMVMNKLEWEFFKDVDYQLGVKDGDFDSYCKILLHQDAEASNSEIARPIPPASTLSTLSLPCSLYAAEAACDDAK from the exons ATGGCGGAGGAGCTCGAACTCCCCGACGCGCTTCCGAGAGTGGTCGGCCTCCTCGCGGCGTACCTCGAGAAGGCGACAGAGGAGAACAACAAGCGCCGCCCCGTTAAAAGGCTGCGGCAGCAGGGATCGGCGTTCGACATGATTGTGAGGCCGGTTCGCGCCGCTCGCGGCTTACTCGACCGCCTCCCCGACCTTCTTCCCGACTGCAGCCCCCGGTGCTACGTCCTCGCGTTCGCCTACCTCGACCGCTTCCTCTGGAGGCGCCGCCACTCCATCACTCTCGACTCCTTCAAcgtccgccgcctcctcctcacCGCCCTCCTCCTAGCCACCAAGTTCGAGCACAGATC CCTCTACGACAATTCCAAATTTGCGAGCATTGCACATGTCAAATTGATGGTCATGAACAAGTTAGAGTGGGAGTTTTTCAAAGACGTCGACTACCAACTTGGGGTAAAGGACGGCGACTTCGACAGCTACTGCAAGATTCTGCTTCATCAGGACGCCGAAGCGTCGAACTCGGAGATTGCACGACCAATACCCCCCGCATCTACACTGTCGACATTGTCGCTGCCTTGCTCCTTGTACGCGGCGGAAGCTGCTTGCGACGACGCCAAGTAG